In Xiphophorus maculatus strain JP 163 A chromosome 18, X_maculatus-5.0-male, whole genome shotgun sequence, a single genomic region encodes these proteins:
- the LOC102228362 gene encoding calcium-binding tyrosine phosphorylation-regulated protein — MSVPFSNTHLRVPRGFGALLEGLTREILRDQPDNIPAYAAQYFDKLLKEREESGMDPSEWAAKLEDRFYNNHAFKSTETVGLEKETATEEAHVSKRKPSEFETEEEPSHSVEDAALSTEHLPISDITDSAEGSQDEETELQDTEQTSEADEQSGIDKDYELTEAEPSQIIGLDSEVDDDLLHLSLIQVDQADETSDVSEGESPSQRWEDQEYKDEDQPVGAFGEQETVGSEEEHTVESESLQSVLHLTFLVDASASKPGETKTSICQDDTYSAEETETITTQLEENAVELPANQYEIHPDTQQEAKDEAQSEKEITDTESEREITETQGESEVTETLKEKEITETKGEGEITETQGEGKITETLGEREITETQGEREVTETLKEKEITETKGEGEITETQGEGKITETPGERDKTETPGEREITETQGEREVTETLKEKEITETQGEGKITETQGEGKITETPGERDKTETLKEKEITETKGEGEITETQGEGKITETPGERDKTETQGEREVTETLKEKEITETQGEGEITETQVSPEKSSVSPTVSEKSFKQVTFKEEDEIFTPEVDNEYEETRSDNSDGTPADAEEEEGPAGMLAEECGRPYQLGSEGWRGLAKEMDCHNEECSRPQEEEDILDIPLDDPEANRAAAKIQAGFRGHMTRKKMKPEDKTEGEEVSSTGDVLNSSQGGSETGRSGAVERDDTSVPEQ, encoded by the exons ATGTCAGTGCCTTTTTCCAACACTCACCTGAGGGTACCTCGGGGATTTGGGGCCCTCTTAGAGGGACTGACCCGGGAGATTCTCCGGGACCAGCCCGACAACATCCCTGCATATGCAGCGCAGTATTTTGACAAACTtctgaaagaaagagaag AAAGTGGGATGGACCCTTCTGAGTGGGCTGCCAAGCTGGAAGACAGGTTCTACAATAACCATGCTTTCAAGAGTACAGAG actgtTGGTCTTGAAAAGGAAACAGCAACAGAGGAGGCCCACGTTTCCAA GAGAAAACCAAGCGAATTCGAAACTGAAGAAGAGCCAAGTCACTCAGTTGAAGATGCAGCTCTTTCCACCGAACATCTTCCAATTTCAGATATAACTGATTCGGCTGAAGGCTCACAGGATGAAGAAACTGAACTACAAGATACAGAACAGACATCTGAAGCAGATGAACAGAGCGGGATAGACAAAGATTATGAGCTTACCGAAGCTGAACCTAGTCAAATTATCGGACTAGATAGTGAAGTAGATGATGACCTACTACACCTGAGCTTGATTCAGGTGGACCAAGCCGATGAAACTTCAGATGTAAGCGAGGGGGAAAGTCCTTCCCAAAGGTGGGAGGATCAGGAATATAAGGATGAAGATCAACCAGTTGGTGCATTTGGAGAGCAGGAAACTGTTGGCTCAGAAGAAGAGCATACTGTAGAATCAGAATCACTTCAGAGCGTTCTACATTTGACTTTTCTTGTGGACGCCTCTGCTTCAAAGCctggtgaaacaaaaacatcaatttgTCAAGACGACACATATTCTGCTGAAGAGACAGAAACTATAACAACCCAGCTTGAGGAAAATGCTGTCGAATTACCTGCAAATCAGTATGAAATTCATCCTGACACCCAACAAGAAGCAAAGGATGAAGCTCAAAGTGAGAAGGAAATAACAGACACTGAAAGTGAGAGGGAAATAACTGAGACTCAAGGTGAGAGTGAAGTAACTGAAACTCTGAAAGAGAAGGAAATAACAGAGACTAAAGGTGAAGGGGAAATAACGGAGACTCAAGGTGAGGGGAAAATAACTGAGACTCTAGGTGAGAGGGAAATAACGGAGACTCAAGGTGAGAGGGAAGTAACTGAAACTCTGAAAGAGAAGGAAATAACAGAGACTAAAGGTGAAGGGGAAATAACGGAGACTCAAGGTGAGGGGAAAATAACTGAGACTCCAGGTGAGAGGGATAAAACTGAGACTCCAGGTGAGAGGGAAATAACTGAGACTCAAGGTGAGAGGGAAGTAACTGAAACTCTTAAAGAGAAGGAAATAACTGAGACTCAAGGTGAGGGGAAAATAACTGAGACTCAAGGTGAGGGGAAAATAACTGAGACTCCAGGTGAGAGGGATAAAACTGAAACTCTGAAAGAGAAGGAAATAACAGAGACTAAAGGTGAAGGGGAAATAACAGAGACTCAAGGTGAGGGGAAAATAACTGAGACTCCAGGTGAGAGGGATAAAACTGAGACTCAAGGTGAGAGGGAAGTAACTGAAACTCTAAAAGAGAAGGAAATAACAGAGACTCAAGGTGAGGGGGAAATAACGGAGACTCAAGTTTCTCCTGAGAAAAGCAGTGTAAGTCCAACAGTCTCTGAGAAGTCCTTCAAGCAGGTGACATTTAAAGAAGAAGATGAAATTTTTACTCCTGAAGTGGATAATGAATATGAGGAGACTCGTTCTGATAATTCTGATGGGACACCTGCTGAcgctgaggaagaggaaggaccTGCTGGGAT GCTTGCAGAGGAGTGTGGGCGGCCGTACCAGCTGGGATCAGAGGGATGGAGAGGACT AGCAAAAGAAATGGACTGTCACAAT GAGGAGTGCAGCCGAccccaggaggaggaggacatcTTGGACATCCCCCTGGACGACCCCGAGGCCAACAGAGCTGCTGCCAAGATCCAGGCTGGCTTCCGCGGCCACATGACTCGTAAGAAGATGAAGCCAGAGGACAAAACCGAAGGGGAGGAGGTGAGCAGCACTGGGGATGTGCTCAACAGCAGCCAGGGGGGCTCAG agaCAGGAAGATCGGGGGCAGTAGAGAGAGACGACACATCTGTGCCGGAGCAGTGA
- the LOC111611945 gene encoding uncharacterized protein LOC111611945 isoform X2 — protein sequence MQVLVYLTILFLSVLKGSVISENAKAPTDYKMVRQGQSLMLSCTYNCSAGFVRGSWRTESDIAPCNTTKSNDSFCTVSICLSNISTHDTEKNYSCYTEDTEDPNLTKTTVHTVFLRLQAQDTVPKWTSNPNNLLENTSLPTESGTSNRGQFNVMKVLAAVTVTVAMVLAALAIFLCVNRNKPIWKGRGERVVSKSCSSQSPNAVLLPVKGTLSTQSEKITLRIPLPDNEEDTEVPYADIMITVRGWRGDEPRCHLQASRSADRLHVPQPREVSRKMSTNSEYAVITYA from the exons ATGCAGGTCTTAGTCTACTTAACCATACTCTTCCTTTCAGTTCTAAAAG GTAGTGTGATTTCTGAAAATGCAAAGGCACCCACTGATTACAAGATGGTAAGACAGGGGCAAAGTCTCATGCTGAGCTGCACCTATAACTGCTCGGCTGGATTTGTCCGCGGCTCCTGGAGGACAGAGTCTGATATCGCTCCTTGTAACACAACTAAAAGTAATGACAGCTTTTGCACTGTGTCCATCTGCCTATCAAACATTTCTACTCATGATACAGAGAAGAACTACAGTTGCTACACAGAAGACACAGAGGACCCTAATCtcacaaaaacaacagttcACACTGTTTTCCTTCGACTTCAAG CTCAAGACACTGTCCCAAAATGGACAAGTAACCCAAACAATCTTCTTGAAAATA CATCGCTTCCTACTGAATCAGGGACTTCAAACAGAG GACAGTTTAATGTAATGAAGGTTTTGGCAGCGGTAACCGTCACAGTGGCCATGGTTCTTGCAGCTTTGGCCATCTTCTTGTGCGTAAATCGCAACAAGCCCATCTGGAAGGGTAGAG GGGAGCGGGTTGTGTCCAAATCATG CTCATCTCAATCCCCAAATGCTGTCCTCCTACCAGTAAAAg GGACGCTATCAACacaaagtgagaaaataacCTTACGAATTCCTCTGCCTG ACAATGAGGAGGACACAGAGGTTCCATATGCAGACATAATGATCACCGTCCGAGGG TGGCGGGGAGATGAACCAAGATGCCACCTGCAGGCCTCGCGTTCAGCTGACAGACTGCATGTTCCCCAGCCCAGAGAGGTCAGCCGCAAGATGAGCACCAACTCTGAGTATGCGGTTATCACATATGCCTGA
- the LOC111611945 gene encoding uncharacterized protein LOC111611945 isoform X1, whose product MQVLVYLTILFLSVLKGSVISENAKAPTDYKMVRQGQSLMLSCTYNCSAGFVRGSWRTESDIAPCNTTKSNDSFCTVSICLSNISTHDTEKNYSCYTEDTEDPNLTKTTVHTVFLRLQAQDTVPKWTSNPNNLLENTSLPTESGTSNRGQFNVMKVLAAVTVTVAMVLAALAIFLCVNRNKPIWKGRGERVVSKSCSSQSPNAVLLPVKGTLSTQSEKITLRIPLPDNEEDTEVPYADIMITVRGVSTPELTKVGYLGTGEWRGDEPRCHLQASRSADRLHVPQPREVSRKMSTNSEYAVITYA is encoded by the exons ATGCAGGTCTTAGTCTACTTAACCATACTCTTCCTTTCAGTTCTAAAAG GTAGTGTGATTTCTGAAAATGCAAAGGCACCCACTGATTACAAGATGGTAAGACAGGGGCAAAGTCTCATGCTGAGCTGCACCTATAACTGCTCGGCTGGATTTGTCCGCGGCTCCTGGAGGACAGAGTCTGATATCGCTCCTTGTAACACAACTAAAAGTAATGACAGCTTTTGCACTGTGTCCATCTGCCTATCAAACATTTCTACTCATGATACAGAGAAGAACTACAGTTGCTACACAGAAGACACAGAGGACCCTAATCtcacaaaaacaacagttcACACTGTTTTCCTTCGACTTCAAG CTCAAGACACTGTCCCAAAATGGACAAGTAACCCAAACAATCTTCTTGAAAATA CATCGCTTCCTACTGAATCAGGGACTTCAAACAGAG GACAGTTTAATGTAATGAAGGTTTTGGCAGCGGTAACCGTCACAGTGGCCATGGTTCTTGCAGCTTTGGCCATCTTCTTGTGCGTAAATCGCAACAAGCCCATCTGGAAGGGTAGAG GGGAGCGGGTTGTGTCCAAATCATG CTCATCTCAATCCCCAAATGCTGTCCTCCTACCAGTAAAAg GGACGCTATCAACacaaagtgagaaaataacCTTACGAATTCCTCTGCCTG ACAATGAGGAGGACACAGAGGTTCCATATGCAGACATAATGATCACCGTCCGAGGGGTCAGTACACCCGAGCTCACTAAGGTTGGCTACTTAGGAACAGGAGAG TGGCGGGGAGATGAACCAAGATGCCACCTGCAGGCCTCGCGTTCAGCTGACAGACTGCATGTTCCCCAGCCCAGAGAGGTCAGCCGCAAGATGAGCACCAACTCTGAGTATGCGGTTATCACATATGCCTGA